GCGACTGAGCCGCCCGAGGTCTTCCGCGCGACCAGCGCAATGCTGCCGACACTGCCCGGCAGCATTGCCTCGGCTCGCGCTCCAGACCCCGGGCCGGCTCGTCGCTGCCTCCGTTTCACACGCGGTCGTGCGCGTGCGCAGTGGCGCGCCCGTGACGGTGGTCCTGCCTCCACACGGGCAATCGCACGCGCGCACCCGTTCAGGGACACCGCGGCGCACTAACGGCCGTCACGAGTGAGCGAGGGGTGGGGCTGTCCGGAGCGGAGCGTCCCACCCCGAGCCCGATCGGCGAGAAAACGCCGCGTCAGTTCTTCAGGAGCGCGCTCGTGAGCGCGTGGCCGTCGATTTCTTCGCTCGGTTTCACGCCCGCGATCTGTGCGAACGTGGGGGCGATGTCGACGGTTCGGGCGAGCTCGGCGTAGCGGCCGGGCCGAATCCACGGACCGTAGAAGACTATCGGTACGTGGCAGTCGTCGTCCCATGGTGAGCCGTGAACGCCGGGCGTCGTGCCCCAGACGCTGCCGTGGTTGAGCGTCACGACGACCGCGACGGGCCAGTCGGGAGGAATCGCGTGGCGCCACCGGCGCGCGATCACGTCCTTCACCGTGTCGGCGGTGAGAAGGTCCTTGAAGAGATCCGCGCGCATGACGCCGGGTTGGTGCTTCGCCGCGTCGGCGAACGCGCGGGCGAGCGAGTCGGCGTTGATGTGCGAGCGATTCAAGCGCGAGCGATTGAGCATCAACATGGCGTCGCTGTAACCGATTGCCGAGTCGGTGTTCATTCTCTTGGCGAGCGTCGCCTGAAAATCCGCGGCGACCGAGGACAGGTCGACGCGGATCGGAGGCGGCGAGTCGCCGTTCTGTTCGGCGAGCTCCGGCATCTGAGTGACGCCGTGATCGGCGGTGAGCGCGAACACGATCGTCGATGAGTCGCGAAGCTTGTAGAGCGAGTCGATCAGCACGCCGATGGCGCGGTCGACGCGCAGGATCTGGTCGTGCAGCTCGCGCGACGACATCCCGAAGCGGTGGCCTACGGCGTCGGTCGACGACAGTGACACGGCGAGCAAATCCGTCGAGCGGCCTGCGCCGAGCTTCATCGCGTTCACGCCGTCGAGCGCGAATTGAACGGTCACGTCATCCAGGAACGGGAACGCGAGCAGGCTGGCGGCGGCCGCGGCGGAATCGCTCGGTACGACGTGCGGGAACGCCGGCTCGCGTCCTCCGTCCTCGAACAGCACGGTGTCCGGCTCCGGATACGCGGCCACCTGCAGCAGCGGCGTCCACGCCTTGCCGGCGTAACTCTGCGGGATGCGGCGCTCGTTGAACGCGTGCACCCAGTGCGGAAGCTCGTCGCCGTAGTAACTGCTCGTCGAAAAGCGGCCGTCGCTCTGATACCAGAACACGGCTTCGCGCGCGTGGCCTACGGGGAGGATTGCGCCGCGGTCCTTTCTCGAGACCGAGAGCGCACGCGAATGCGAGTCGCGGTACTTGAGCCAATCGAAGAGCGTCGATCCCTTGAATCGAAACGGCGACGCACCGGGTCCGCCTCCGCCGATCACTGGCGATCCGGGGTCGGGCACTCCTTCCGCGTTGAACACGATTCCCGTTCGATACGGCTCCCGCCCCGACAACAGCGTCGAATGCCCCGGCGCGGTCTCGGTGTTTGCGTGATCCTGAAACGCATTCGTGAACACCGCCCCATTCTTCGTCAGCCGCGCGAGTCCCCCGGTGAACTGCCCCGCCCATTTGTCGAGATAGTCCGCGCGCATCTGGTCGACCGTGATCAACACGATCAGCCTCGGCGGCCCGCCCGGCTGCGCCGCCTGCACACTCGGCTGCGCCGCGCTCGG
Above is a window of Gemmatimonadaceae bacterium DNA encoding:
- a CDS encoding alkaline phosphatase family protein, which translates into the protein MKSSRAPFVAGLVFLSLACAASPPTPSAAQPSVQAAQPGGPPRLIVLITVDQMRADYLDKWAGQFTGGLARLTKNGAVFTNAFQDHANTETAPGHSTLLSGREPYRTGIVFNAEGVPDPGSPVIGGGGPGASPFRFKGSTLFDWLKYRDSHSRALSVSRKDRGAILPVGHAREAVFWYQSDGRFSTSSYYGDELPHWVHAFNERRIPQSYAGKAWTPLLQVAAYPEPDTVLFEDGGREPAFPHVVPSDSAAAAASLLAFPFLDDVTVQFALDGVNAMKLGAGRSTDLLAVSLSSTDAVGHRFGMSSRELHDQILRVDRAIGVLIDSLYKLRDSSTIVFALTADHGVTQMPELAEQNGDSPPPIRVDLSSVAADFQATLAKRMNTDSAIGYSDAMLMLNRSRLNRSHINADSLARAFADAAKHQPGVMRADLFKDLLTADTVKDVIARRWRHAIPPDWPVAVVVTLNHGSVWGTTPGVHGSPWDDDCHVPIVFYGPWIRPGRYAELARTVDIAPTFAQIAGVKPSEEIDGHALTSALLKN